The Klebsiella sp. RIT-PI-d genomic sequence TCAGTACTCCGGAAAACAGTATCGACAGCACCAGACGTACGGAGAGCAGGGCAAAACTTTCCGCCGGTGTGGTATCGAGAATGTTATCGATCATTGAGCGATCCATCACGATGCCAAAATTAAGAATAAAATATTGTACCGCTGCGCCCGGTAGCACGAAAACAGCGACGGCCAGGCGATGCAGGCGCAGAAAAGATGCCAGGGTTAACAGAATATTGATTACGGCAAAACCGACCACCGGCATCGAAACAAATACCCATACCGAATGCAACGAGTTGACCGGGAGTAATTTGAATGCCTGATGCCAGAAGGCAATGTTCAAAAAGAGGGCAATGTAGAGTGCAAAGAGAAGCAGATAAGCCAGCAGACCGATGGTCGGTCTGCGCAGATGTAACGCCCGCATAATGTGTTCTCATTAGAAAAGAGAACGCCATCCTCGCAGAGAAGGATTAAGCCAACCTTAAGATTGAAATGGCTTAAAAATATTACCCCAGAGCCTGAACTGCCCGCTCCAGCGCGCTACGTAATAAATGCCGATCGTGTCGGTAAGGAACGTCATCGGCGGCAAGGGGCTGCTGCACCACAGCCCGGTCCTCTAAACCGTGGATGGCGGTATCGGGGCCGATAACCACCGCATCAATCACGCGTTTGCCAATCGCGCGCTCCATCAGGCCGAGCTTATCCGTTACCTCAAGCTCTGCCGCCGGCAGGCTCACTTCGCGCCCCAAATTACCAATATAAATCATTGGTGCCGGCGAGCGTCGTAGCGCCTGAGCGATATCCGACAGTAGCAAAATAGGCATCAGGCTAGTATAAAAGCTGCCGGGGCCAATCAGAATGAGATCGGCTTCGGCAATGGCCTGTACCGCTTCCCGCGTGGCGGGGACATTGGGGGAAAGCAATAGCTCAGCCGGAGGCTGCTTAAGCTGGTCAATGTTCACTTCGCCGTAAACTTCATGACCTTCGCTGTCTACCGCCATTAAATCTACCGGCACTTCGGACATCGGGATCAGCAGCGCATCTACCTTTAACAGATTGCGAATTAAATTAATGGCCTCAAGCGGCCGCACGCTCAGGTGATCCAGCGCTTTTAACATCAAGTTGCCGAGATTATGTCCGGAAAGTTCGCCGTTGCCGCCGAAACGATATTCAAACATGGCGGAGGCCACGCTGGGTTCCGCGATCAGTTGATTGAGACAGTTGCGCATATCACCCCACGCAATTCCGCCTTCAGCGCGGCGAATACGCCCGGTTGAACCGCCGTTGTCGGTGGTGGTCACAATGCCGGTTAGCCGTGAGCCAACGGATGATAGCGAAGACATGACGCGTCCCAGTCCGTGCCCGCCGCCTAATGCCACTACTCTGTCCAGATCCGCAAACGTGCGATTACGCATAGCTTTCCCTTATTTAATCATTCCGCGTAACAGTAACGTAACTACCCCTAAAAGACGATGGGCTCACTGCGCTAAACTGATGCATATCAATGCAAAAGCGTGATTTAGGCGTATTCTGTAGCGAAATTGCACGATCTTAACGCTATGTACGTAATTATACAGCGTTTTGCGCGAGTGGCGAAAATGGGTTTGACGCGCTACTATCGGCATAATCACTCTAGCTTCTGTGCCTGTGTCTCAGGATATGGTGCAGTAGCCGTGGCATAAGCCACCAGGGTACAGGAAGAAATGACTGTGCCTCCCGAACTGGAAAGGTGTATATGGCTTCACAACTTACCGATGCGTTCGCCCGCAGGTTTTACTATCTGCGTTTGTCGATCACCGATGTGTGTAACTTCCGTTGCACGTACTGTCTGCCGGACGGCTACCGCCCCAGCGGCGTTTCCAATAAAGGCTTCCTGAGCATTGATGAAGTTCGCCGCATCACGCGTGCTTTCACGGCGCTCGGCACTGAAAAAGTGCGCCTCACCGGCGGAGAACCCTCTCTGCGTCGTGACTTTACCGACATTATCGCCACCGTGCGCGAAAACCCGGCGATCCGTCAGATTGCGGTCACCACTAATGGTTACCGGATGGCGCGTGATATTGCCAGCTGGCGCGATGCCGGGTTAACCAATGTTAACGTCAGCGTCGATAGCCTCGACGCCCGCCAGTTTCATGCGATTACTGGCCAGGACAAGTTTCATCAGGTCATGGCGGGTATTGATGCTGCCTTTGACGCCGGATTCGAGCGCGTTAAGGTTAATACCGTGCTGATGCGCGACGTCAATCATCATCAGCTTGATACGTTCCTCGCCTGGATCAAACCCCGGCGCATTCAGCTGCGTTTTATCGAACTGATGGAAACCGGGGAGGGCAGCGAGCTGTTCCGTAAACATCATATTTCTGGCATGGTGCTGCGCGATGAACTGCTCAGACGCGGCTGGCTTCACCAGATCCGTCAGCGTAGCGACGGCCCGGCTCAGGTATTCTGCCATCCCGACTATGACGGCGAAATCGGCCTCATTATGCCGTATGAAAAAGATTTTTGCGCCAGCTGTAACCGCCTGCGTGTCTCCTCGATCGGCAAGCTGCATTTATGCCTGTTTGGTGACGGTGGCGTCGACCTGCGCGATTTGCTGGCGGATGATGATCAGCAGGCGGCGCTGGAGTCACGTATTGCGGCGGCCCTTGCCCATAAAAAACAGACCCACTTCCTGCATGAAGGAAATACGGGCATTACTCAGAACCTTTCTTATATTGGCGGATAGCCCGCTCAGGAGATTTTAATGAGTCAGGTCAGTGCTGAATTTGCGCCAGTGCGTATCGCGGTCCTTACCGTATCCAGTCGCCGTAGCGAAGAAGACGACACTTCCGGGCATTATCTGCGCGATGCGGCCAGTGAAGCTGGTCATCAGGTAGTTGATAAGGCTATCGTAAAAGAAAACCGCTATGCGATCCGCGCTCAGGTTTCTGCATGGATCGCCCATGATGAAGTGCAGGCGATCCTGATAAACGGCGGCACCGGATTTACCGCAGGCGATCAGACGCCTGAAGCGCTATTGCCACTGTTTGACCGCGAGATTGAAGGCTTTGGCGAGGTATTTCGTATGCTCTCGTTCGAAGAGATTGGTACCTCGACGCTGCAATCACGTGCGGTCGCAGGCATCGCGAATAACACCCTGATTTTTGCAATGCCCGGCTCACCTAAAGCCTGCCGTACGGCATGGGAAAATATCATTGCTCCACAGCTTGATACCCGAACCCGTCCCTGCAACTTTTATCCTCACTTGAAGAAATAGATTATGTCACAGCTGACCCATCTCAACGCCGCAGGCGAAGCGCATATGGTAGATGTCTCGGCCAAAGCCGAGACGGTGCGTGAGGCCCGCGCAGAAGCCTTTGTAACTATGCTGCCGGAGACGCTGGCGATGATTGTTGACGGTAGCCATCACAAAGGTGATGTATTTGCTACTGCGCGGATTGCCGGTATTCAGGCAGCGAAACGGACCTGGGAACTGATCCCGCTGTGCCATCCGCTGCTGCTGAGTAAAGTTGACGTCCAGCTTGAGGCCCAAACCGATCGCAGCCGGGTGCGTATTGAAACGTGCTGTCGGCTGACCGGCAAAACCGGCGTTGAGATGGAGGCCCTGACCGCGGCCTCGGTGGCTGCACTGACTATCTACGATATGTGTAAGGCAGTACAAAAAGACATGGTAATCGGTCCGGTGCGCCTGCTGGCAAAAAGCGGCGGCAAGTCGGGTGATTTTACGGTGAACTCACATGATTAATGTTCTCTTTTTCGCCCAGGTTCGTGAACTGGTCGGCACCGACCAGCTGACGGTGGCCGCTGAATTTACCACGGTTGGCGCGTTGCGCCAGCATCTCGCCGCCCAAAGCGATCGCTGGGCACTGGCGCTGGAAGAAGGCAAGCTGCTGGCTGCGGTCAATCAGACGCTGGTGGCATTCGACCAGCCGCTGACCGATGGTGATGAAGTGGCATTTTTCCCACCGGTAACCGGAGGCTGAAATGGAAACCCGTATTTGTGTTGGCCATGCGCCGTTTCGCGTGGGTGACGAATATCCGTGGCTGGCAGAGCGAGACGAAGACGGTGCCGTAGTGACGTTTACCGGTAAAGTCCGCAATCATAATCTCGGCGACAGCGTAAAAGCGCTGACGCTCGAACATTATCCGGGGATGACCGAAAAAGCGCTGGCGGAAATTGTTGATGAAGCCCGTGCACGCTGGCCGTTAGGTCGCGTTACGGTGATCCACCGCATCGGCGAGATGTGGCCGGGCGAGGAAATCGTCTTTGTCGGCGTGACCAGCGCCCATCGCGGTAGCGCCTTTGACGCCGGGGAATTTATTATGGACTACCTGAAAACCCGTGCTCCCTTCTGGAAGCGTGAAGCTACGCCGGAAGGCGAGCGTTGGGTTGATGCCCGGGACAGTGACAAGCAGGCGGCGCAACGCTGGTAAGGCGACTTTCTTAAGATGTAGTAGTCTTACTTGAGTACTCAACTTATAAGGAGTTTTTCATGGAACGATATCCGCGTTCAGATTCACTGGTTCAACGATCCCGTACCGGCCTGCAAACCTACATGGCGCAGGTCTACGGCTGGATGACCTGCGGCCTGCTGCTGACGGCGTTTGTCGCCTGGTATTCTGCTAATACCCCCGCCGTGCTGATGTTCGTTTTCTCCAGCAAGATCACTTTTTTTGGCCTGATTATCGCTCAGCTGGCGCTGGTTTTTGTGCTCTCCGGACTGGTGCACAAACTTAGCGCCGCGATGGCAACCACGCTGTTTATGCTCTATTCGGCGCTCACCGGGCTGACGCTTTCCAGCATTTTTGTGGTGTATACCTATTCGTCAATCGCCAGCACCTTTGTCGTGACGGCCGGGATGTTTGGTGCCATGAGTCTTTATGGCTATACCACTAAACGCGATCTCAGCGGCCTCGGCAATATGCTGTTTATGGGCCTGATCGGCATTATTCTCGCGTCGCTGGTAAATTTCTGGCTGAAGAGTGAGGCGTTGATGTGGGCAGTGACCTATATCGGCGTGGTCATTTTCGTTGGTCTGACGGCCTACGATACGCAAAAGCTCAAGCGTATTGGCGAGCAGATCGATACCCGTGACAGCAGTATGCTGCGTAAGTACTCTATTCTCGGTGCGCTGACGCTGTATCTCGACTTTATTAATCTGTTCCTGATGCTGCTGCGGATCTTCGGCAATCGCCGTTAGTGGTTAAGAGGTTGATATCAACCTCTTTCAGGAGGCATTTCCGTCAACAGGCCGGGTGGCGTTGCGCCACCCGGCCTGTACTTCAGACAATAACCATACACTTGCTGATGACCCCAGGCCCGTGCAAGCGCAGCGCCGTCGGGCATTCGCGTCTCACGACTTCGCCATGTCCTGCTCGTTTTTTGCTCTGAGCTTTTTCGCCCGGCTTTCCAGAAGCAAATAACACACCAGCGCCAGCAGAAGCGGGGCGATGTAGTACAGCATTCGATAAGCCAGGAGCGCGGCAATAATTGTTCCTTGTGAGGTGTGTTCACCCGCCAGCAGCGCAATAAAGACCGCTTCCAGCACGCCAATACCCGCCGGAATATGCACAATGACCCCCGCGATACTACTGACCAGCAATACGCCCAGTACAAAGAAATAGTTCACATCCTGGCCTAGTAGCAGCCAGATAATCAGCCCCATCACCATCCAGTTGATGCTGGAAATGACCATCTGCGCGATGGCGAACTTCCATGACGGTAGTACCAGCTTCTGGCCTTTAATCGTAATATGCCGACGCTTCGCAAACGCGCAGCCCCACATATACACCGCCACCAGCAGCAGCAGGATCACCCCAACAATGCGCAGCGTGCCCTGGTCGATATACCAGTGGGACGGAAGCTGGACAACGCCAAAAGTAAAGATCAGACCACCAAGCAGAATATAGCCCAGCCAGTTAGTGGTAATACTTAATGAGAAAATTCGCGTGATAGTGCTGCTCGGCAGGCCCAGCCGCGAATACAGTCGATAGCGCATCCCAATGCCGCCCACCCAGGTACTCAGGGTCAGGTTAAAGGCG encodes the following:
- the moaE gene encoding molybdopterin synthase catalytic subunit MoaE; translated protein: METRICVGHAPFRVGDEYPWLAERDEDGAVVTFTGKVRNHNLGDSVKALTLEHYPGMTEKALAEIVDEARARWPLGRVTVIHRIGEMWPGEEIVFVGVTSAHRGSAFDAGEFIMDYLKTRAPFWKREATPEGERWVDARDSDKQAAQRW
- the moaC gene encoding cyclic pyranopterin monophosphate synthase MoaC encodes the protein MSQLTHLNAAGEAHMVDVSAKAETVREARAEAFVTMLPETLAMIVDGSHHKGDVFATARIAGIQAAKRTWELIPLCHPLLLSKVDVQLEAQTDRSRVRIETCCRLTGKTGVEMEALTAASVAALTIYDMCKAVQKDMVIGPVRLLAKSGGKSGDFTVNSHD
- the moaD gene encoding molybdopterin synthase sulfur carrier subunit: MINVLFFAQVRELVGTDQLTVAAEFTTVGALRQHLAAQSDRWALALEEGKLLAAVNQTLVAFDQPLTDGDEVAFFPPVTGG
- the moaB gene encoding molybdenum cofactor biosynthesis protein B; protein product: MSQVSAEFAPVRIAVLTVSSRRSEEDDTSGHYLRDAASEAGHQVVDKAIVKENRYAIRAQVSAWIAHDEVQAILINGGTGFTAGDQTPEALLPLFDREIEGFGEVFRMLSFEEIGTSTLQSRAVAGIANNTLIFAMPGSPKACRTAWENIIAPQLDTRTRPCNFYPHLKK
- a CDS encoding lysylphosphatidylglycerol synthase transmembrane domain-containing protein, with translation MAKPHPRWRLAKKILTWLFFIAVTVLLVVYAKKVNWEDVWNVIRDYNRLALLSAVGLVILSYVMYGFYDLLGRAYCGHKLAKRQVMLVSFICYAFNLTLSTWVGGIGMRYRLYSRLGLPSSTITRIFSLSITTNWLGYILLGGLIFTFGVVQLPSHWYIDQGTLRIVGVILLLLVAVYMWGCAFAKRRHITIKGQKLVLPSWKFAIAQMVISSINWMVMGLIIWLLLGQDVNYFFVLGVLLVSSIAGVIVHIPAGIGVLEAVFIALLAGEHTSQGTIIAALLAYRMLYYIAPLLLALVCYLLLESRAKKLRAKNEQDMAKS
- the yvcK gene encoding uridine diphosphate-N-acetylglucosamine-binding protein YvcK; this translates as MRNRTFADLDRVVALGGGHGLGRVMSSLSSVGSRLTGIVTTTDNGGSTGRIRRAEGGIAWGDMRNCLNQLIAEPSVASAMFEYRFGGNGELSGHNLGNLMLKALDHLSVRPLEAINLIRNLLKVDALLIPMSEVPVDLMAVDSEGHEVYGEVNIDQLKQPPAELLLSPNVPATREAVQAIAEADLILIGPGSFYTSLMPILLLSDIAQALRRSPAPMIYIGNLGREVSLPAAELEVTDKLGLMERAIGKRVIDAVVIGPDTAIHGLEDRAVVQQPLAADDVPYRHDRHLLRSALERAVQALG
- a CDS encoding Bax inhibitor-1 family protein: MERYPRSDSLVQRSRTGLQTYMAQVYGWMTCGLLLTAFVAWYSANTPAVLMFVFSSKITFFGLIIAQLALVFVLSGLVHKLSAAMATTLFMLYSALTGLTLSSIFVVYTYSSIASTFVVTAGMFGAMSLYGYTTKRDLSGLGNMLFMGLIGIILASLVNFWLKSEALMWAVTYIGVVIFVGLTAYDTQKLKRIGEQIDTRDSSMLRKYSILGALTLYLDFINLFLMLLRIFGNRR
- the moaA gene encoding GTP 3',8-cyclase MoaA, whose amino-acid sequence is MASQLTDAFARRFYYLRLSITDVCNFRCTYCLPDGYRPSGVSNKGFLSIDEVRRITRAFTALGTEKVRLTGGEPSLRRDFTDIIATVRENPAIRQIAVTTNGYRMARDIASWRDAGLTNVNVSVDSLDARQFHAITGQDKFHQVMAGIDAAFDAGFERVKVNTVLMRDVNHHQLDTFLAWIKPRRIQLRFIELMETGEGSELFRKHHISGMVLRDELLRRGWLHQIRQRSDGPAQVFCHPDYDGEIGLIMPYEKDFCASCNRLRVSSIGKLHLCLFGDGGVDLRDLLADDDQQAALESRIAAALAHKKQTHFLHEGNTGITQNLSYIGG